A genomic segment from Corylus avellana chromosome ca5, CavTom2PMs-1.0 encodes:
- the LOC132181185 gene encoding WD repeat-containing protein 26 homolog codes for MGGVEDEEPATKRMKLSSEQLRGLSNGSSFIEPISGSSSDLMARPLSSEGDEEVVGTKGVIKKVEFVRIIAKALRSLGYTKSCAHLEAESGISLHSSVVGLFTQQIHDGNWDESVATLCKIGLLDEHIVKSASFLILEQKFFELLDAERVMDALKTLRTEIAPLCINNSRVHELSSYMVAPSQCNLVGSRSQDTVRSKSRSKLLEELQKLLPPTVMIPERRLEHLVEQALLLQRDACIFHNSLDKEMSLYADHQCGRDQIPSRTLQILQEHSDEVWFLQFSHNGKYLASSSNDHSAIIWEVDVNGGVSLKHRLCGHLKPVSTVSWCPDDHELLTCGLEENVRRWDVSSGECLQIYEKVGLGLVSCGWFPDGKRIFSGVNDKSISMWQLDGTELECWKQKTLRISDLEITNDGKQIISICRETAILLLDREAKVERLIEEDQTITTFSLSRDNKFLLVNLVNQEIHLWNIEGDLKLVAKYKGHKRTRFVIRSCFGGLAEAFVASGSEDSQVYVWHRGSGELIEALAGHSGAVNSVSWNPVNPHMLASASDDRTIRIWGLNELSMKRKDPHINGIHYCNGGT; via the exons ATGGGAGGTGTAGAGGATGAAGAACCAGCCACGAAACGCATGAAATTGTCATCTGAACAATTGAGAGGTCTTTCCAACGGTTCATCTTTTATAGAGCCCATATCTGGCTCTTCAAGTGACTTGATGGCTCGGCCCCTATCATCTGAAGGGGACGAAGAAGTTGTTGGTACAAAAGGAGTTATTAAAAAGGTGGAATTTGTCCGCATAATAGCCAAAGCATTACGCTCTCTTGGTTATACAAAAAGTTGTGCTCATCTAGAGGCAGAGTCTGGGATATCCTTACACTCCTCTGTGGTAGGTCTGTTTACGCAACAAATACATGATGGCAATTGGGATGAAAGTGTTGCCACATTGTGTAAAATTGGACTACTGGATGAACATATTGTTAAATCAGCCTCTTTTCTTATTCTGGAACAGAAGTTTTTTGAGCTTTTGGATGCAGAAAGGGTCATGGATGCATTGAAGACACTGAGGACTGAGATTGCACCTCTATGCATTAATAATAGTAGAGTTCATGAACTTTCTTCCTACATGGTTGCCCCTTCACAGTGTAATCTAGTTGGGTCTCGCAGTCAAGACACTGTGAGGTCAAAGTCTCGGTCAAAGCTACTGGAGGAATTGCAGAAACTGCTTCCCCCAACAGTTATGATACCTGAAAGAAGGTTGGAACATTTAGTTGAACAGGCACTTCTTTTACAACGAGATGCTTGTATTTTTCACAACTCTTTGGATAAGGAAATGTCATTGTACGCTGATCATCAGTGTGGTCGAGATCAGATTCCTTCTCGAACTTTACAG ATATTACAAGAGCACAGTGATGAAGTCTGGTTCTTGCAATTTTCACACAATGGGAAATACTTGGCTTCATCATCAAATGATCATTCAGCAATCATATGGGAG GTTGATGTGAATGGTGGAGTGTCTTTAAAGCATAGACTATGTGGTCATCTGAAACCTGTCTCGACTGTTTCATGGTGTCCTGATGACCATGAGCTACTTACCTGTGGACTGGAGGAGAATGTCAGGCGCTGGGATGTTTCTTCTGGTGAGTGCCTCCAGATTTATGAGAAGGTTGGTCTTGGCCTGGTGTCCTGTGGATGGTTTCCAGATGGCAAACGGATTTTCTCTGGTGTCAATGACAAGAGTATTAGCATGTGGCAACTAGATGGGACAGAGCTGGAGTGTTGGAAGCAAAAAACTCTAAGGATATCTGATTTGGAAATAACGAATGATGGAAAACAGATTATAAGTATATGTAGAGAAACTGCTATACTATTACTTGACAGGGAAGCAAAAGTTGAAAGATTGATTGAAGAGGATCAAACAATAACCACTTTTTCTTTATCGAGGGATAATAAGTTTTTGCTGGTTAATCTTGTAAACCAAGAAATCCACCTCTGGAACATCGAAGGTGACCTCAAGCTTGTTGCCAAGTACAAAGGTCACAAACGCACCCGGTTTGTGATTAGATCTTGCTTTGGTGGACTTGCAGAAGCTTTTGTTGCCAGTGGTAGTGAGGACTCACAG GTTTATGTCTGGCACAGAGGCTCAGGTGAGCTGATAGAGGCATTGGCAGGACATTCTGGTGCTGTTAATAGTGTGAGCTGGAATCCGGTGAATCCCCACATGTTGGCATCAGCTAGTGATGACCGTACGATCCGGATATGGGGCCTAAATGAACTAAGTATGAAGCGCAAGGATCCACATATCAATGGCATCCACTATTGCAATGGGGGAACATGA